The following coding sequences are from one Mesorhizobium onobrychidis window:
- the dapB gene encoding 4-hydroxy-tetrahydrodipicolinate reductase, protein MSGTATNDPPVNEMGLVVVGAAGRMGQALIRAIHTIPGARVAGAIERPGSPHLGKDAGELAGIGTIGVAIGDDPLPAFAKADGVLDFTSPTATVEFAGYAAQARIAHVIGTTGCSADDNAKIAAAARHATIVKSGNMSLGVNLLAVLVEQAARALDADDFDIEILEMHHRHKVDAPSGTALLLGEAAATGRGIDLDGNSVRSRDGHTGVRKAGSIGFATLRGGSVVGDHSVVLAGTGERITLAHHAEDRAIFARGAVKAALWARGRKPGLYSMRDVLGLA, encoded by the coding sequence ATGAGCGGTACGGCCACAAACGACCCCCCCGTCAATGAAATGGGCCTGGTGGTGGTCGGCGCGGCCGGCCGCATGGGCCAGGCGCTGATCCGCGCCATCCACACCATTCCGGGGGCACGTGTCGCCGGCGCGATCGAGCGGCCCGGCTCGCCACATCTCGGCAAGGATGCCGGCGAGCTTGCCGGCATCGGCACTATCGGCGTGGCGATCGGCGACGATCCGCTGCCGGCCTTCGCCAAGGCCGACGGCGTGCTCGATTTCACGAGCCCGACAGCAACAGTCGAATTCGCTGGCTACGCGGCGCAGGCGCGCATCGCCCATGTCATCGGCACCACCGGCTGCTCGGCGGACGACAATGCAAAGATAGCGGCGGCGGCGCGCCACGCGACGATCGTCAAGTCAGGCAATATGAGCCTCGGCGTCAATCTGCTGGCGGTGCTGGTGGAGCAGGCGGCGCGCGCGCTCGATGCCGACGATTTCGACATCGAAATCCTCGAAATGCATCACCGGCACAAGGTCGACGCGCCCTCGGGAACGGCGCTGCTGCTCGGTGAAGCCGCCGCCACCGGGCGCGGCATCGATCTTGACGGGAACAGCGTGCGGTCGCGTGACGGCCACACCGGCGTGCGAAAGGCGGGCTCGATCGGCTTCGCCACACTGCGGGGCGGCTCGGTGGTCGGCGACCATTCCGTGGTGCTGGCCGGCACCGGCGAGCGCATCACGCTCGCCCATCATGCCGAGGACCGGGCGATCTTCGCCCGCGGCGCGGTCAAGGCCGCACTGTGGGCACGCGGCAGGAAGCCGGGACTGTATTCGATGCGGGACGTGCTCGGACTCGCCTGA
- a CDS encoding 2,3-bisphosphoglycerate-dependent phosphoglycerate mutase, with amino-acid sequence MSGTLVLVRHGQSEWNLKNLFTGWRDVDLTELGHAEAKEAGAKLKARGMKFDIAFTSSLIRAQKTCQHILDAVGQSDLETIRDQALNERDYGDLSGLNKDDARQKWGEEQVHVWRRSYDVPPPGGESLKDTGARVWPYYLHDLQPHVLRGGTVLVAAHGNSLRALIMALDGKSGEEIVRLELGTGVPVIYKLNADSTVASKEVLEG; translated from the coding sequence ATGTCGGGAACTCTCGTGCTCGTGCGCCATGGCCAGAGCGAATGGAACCTGAAGAACCTTTTCACCGGCTGGCGCGATGTCGACCTGACCGAATTAGGCCACGCCGAGGCCAAGGAGGCGGGCGCCAAGCTGAAGGCGCGCGGCATGAAGTTCGACATCGCCTTCACGTCGTCGCTGATCAGGGCGCAGAAGACCTGCCAGCATATTCTCGATGCCGTCGGCCAGAGCGATCTCGAGACGATCCGCGACCAAGCGCTGAACGAGCGCGACTATGGCGACCTCTCCGGCCTCAACAAGGACGACGCGCGCCAGAAATGGGGCGAGGAGCAGGTGCATGTCTGGCGCCGCTCCTACGACGTGCCGCCGCCCGGTGGCGAAAGCCTGAAGGACACCGGCGCGCGCGTCTGGCCCTATTATCTGCACGACCTGCAGCCGCATGTGCTGCGCGGCGGCACCGTGCTGGTGGCGGCGCACGGCAATTCGCTGCGCGCGCTGATCATGGCGCTGGACGGCAAGTCGGGTGAGGAGATCGTCAGACTGGAGCTCGGCACCGGCGTGCCGGTCATCTACAAGCTCAACGCCGATTCGACCGTGGCTTCGAAGGAAGTGCTGGAGGGGTGA